One Triticum dicoccoides isolate Atlit2015 ecotype Zavitan chromosome 4B, WEW_v2.0, whole genome shotgun sequence genomic window carries:
- the LOC119291969 gene encoding uncharacterized protein LOC119291969, whose translation MPLVPADYKNVIRPLFDKVRPCVVSIEAYAKAVIKEETLPSADEHKDVTNVKKEENKRKAAGTGFVVHCSNNFTVVTVHTSFKFQGQNAVVKFWDGTEATDTRVIKLKGPMNLIVANIPHGDWKAVRYDQIKEDGYSQIVLSIFSLMYWRLPCVCRIISPRCTAVLANGHKVPGSEQTFSFNLPVAGKQRKDEYEIHDKQFCYLRDYVLGAPVFDTYGKLVGFVNQCRKAFDFKFGVRSEYLQDALYKWLAGKQWKDVLNPRSQIWHPVDEERVDSSVGLRGGVGGLPHVPLDQEEDNFQFDSSVGLRGGVGGLPYVPLYQEEEEEEDNFQLDSLIASGDNEKEFEGEKVVVVDKVSSDIVDLRTKNFVADGVITKYLKHLSSTKLNNDDEVYLADATVSSAYAQDASAINVELLRRRLVLLLVNNNTNFGRADMGTHWSLFLIDAINGPPPQFYHMDSLGGVNRPAADHLATALGAVFPDAPGVVDVPTPTQKNSYDCAIYVMVLAKSITTWWKSRTESREHWKQMIHTCVTEENVRTLRSDFADRLEQDEKNQKVECNKEEKAKE comes from the exons ATGCCTCTG GTTCCAGCAGACTATAAGAATGTCATACGTCCTCTATTTGACAAAGTAAGACCATGTGTTGTTTCTATTGAAGCATATGCCAAGGCTGTCATCAAAGAGGAAACATTGCCATCGGCAGATGAACATAAGGATGTCACAAACGTCAAAAAGGAGGAAAACAAACGGAAAGCTGCTGGGACCGGATTTGTAGTTCACTGCAGCAATAATTTCACGGTTGTAACAGTGCATACATCTTTCAAGTTCCAAGGCCAAAATGCAGTTGTGAAGTTCTGGGATGGAACGGAAGCTACCGATACAAGGGTGATTAAACTGAAAGGGCCCATGAACCTTATTGTGGCAAATATTCCTCATGGTGATTGGAAAGCAGTTCGGTATGACCAAATCAAAGAGGACGGGTATTCTCAGATTGTGCTCTCCATTTTCTCCCTAATGTATTGGCGATTACCGTGTGTATGTCGTATTAT TTCGCCAAGATGCACTGCTGTCCTTGCCAATGGCCACAAGGTCCCTGGAAGCGAGCAGACCTTCAGCTTCAACCTTCCGGTGGCAGGAAAACAACGGAAAGACGAATATGAAATTCATGATAAGCAGTTTTGTTACTTGAGAGATTACGTTCTTGGAGCTCCGGTCTTCGATACGTATGGAAAACTTGTTGGATTTGTTAATCAATGTCGAAAGGCTTTTGACTTTAAGTTCGGCGTGAGATCAGAATATTTACAAGATGCATTGTATAAGTGGTTGGCGGGGAAACAATGGAAG GATGTACTCAACCCAAGGTCGCAGATTTGGCATCCAGTCGACGAGGAGCGCGTTGATTCGTCAGTGGGACTGAGGGGAGGTGTAGGGGGTTTGCCGCATGTGCCTCTGGATCAAGAAGAAGACAACTTTCAGTTTGATTCGTCGGTGGGACTAAGGGGAGGTGTAGGGGGTTTGCCGTATGTGCCTCTgtatcaagaagaagaagaagaagaagacaactttCAGCTTGATTCGTTGATAGCTAGTGGCGACAATGAAAAGGAATTTGAAGGAGAGAAAGTGGTGGTGGTGGACAAGGTCAGCTCAGACATTGTGGATCTTCGTACCAAGAATTTCGTAGCAGACGGTGTTATCACCAAGTACTTGAAACATTTATCTTCTACTAAGCTCAATAATGATGATGAAGTGTATCTTGCTGATGCAACGGTGTCTTCGGCGTATGCTCAAGATGCTTCAGCCATCAATGTCGAGTTACTACGACGTCGCCTTGTGCTCTTGCTGGTTAACAACAACACCAATTTTGGGCGGGCTGACATGGGCACACATTGGTCTTTATTCCTTATTGATGCCATCAACGGGCCACCACCACAGTTCTACCACATGGATTCTCTGGGTGGAGTAAATCGTCCTGCTGCAGATCATCTTGCTACAGCACTCGGTGCAGTCTTCCCTGATGCACCCGGTGTTGTGGATGTGCCCACACCAACACAAAAAAATTCGTATGATTGTGCAATATATGTCATGGTGTTGGCAAAAAGTATCACTACATGGTGGAAAAGCAGAACCGAGTCCAGGGAGCATTGGAAACAAATGATACATACATGCGTGACCGAAGAAAATGTCCGTACCTTGAGATCCGACTTTGCTGATCGACTAGAGCAGGATGAAAAAAATCAAAAGGTTGAGTGCAATAAGGAGGAGAAAGCCAAGGAGTGA